A window of Halostagnicola kamekurae genomic DNA:
CAGGTGATCGAAGGAATTAGCAACTATTCGCTCCACGGCCAGCTCGTGTTGTGGGCGCTGACGCTTCTCGAGGAACAAGATGAGACGCCGGCTCGAACGCGGGACATCCGCGGCCCCTACGAACAACTCTGTGACCGGGAGGGGACGGACCCGGTGTCCGATCGGGCAGTGCGGGAGTATCTAGCCGAACTCGAGACGCTCGGGATCATCAATTCGACGGAGATCAATCGTGGGAAAGGTGGCGGGAAGTTCAAGAAGCACAAGTTGAATCAGTCTACTTCGAGTGTGAAAGCTGGCCTCAAGGAACTGATCGGGACTATCGCGTAACACCCCAACCCCACTGCTTCCGCTGTTAGGAGTGACTGTTCACATTCGATATGAATTAGGAGAGCGGATAGTTCCACCCCACCACTTCCGCTGTTAGAGAGGGTGATTTGACCTGCACGAATTGGAGGGTACCCACCCCACCACTTCCGCTGTTAGCAATAAGACGTTCAACAGCACGGCCGCTATTACACCCGCCTCATTTCTAGATTGCTAGGATAAATATAAGATAATGGAACGAAAACAGTATCCGCATGCCGTTCTTCACTAAAAACAAAGACCCCTTTCAATCGAAAGGGAGTCTGCTGTTGTTCGTTCCTAACAGCGGAACCAGTGGGGTGGGTGGGTACTCCTCTCTGTCGTAAGACCATCGCTAACTCATGAACAGACGTCACTCGCTACTCTCGAGCGACTCCTCGGACCGCCGTTCGATGATCTCACTATCACCACTATCTAACTCTCCTTCCTGTTCTGCAAGCAGACGGGTACCCTCGTCAGGAAAGAGTTCGCAAGGAGCACAAGCCGGCGCTCCCGTGACGGCCACGATTCATACTGGCGTTCTCATCTTGCTCACCGAGGACATCGACATCAGCGTGGTATCGCCGAACGGCTTCGACGATACCCGGAATCCCGAGATCTTGATTCCCGATCGCCCAGATCTCGTCGTCGGCTCATGCGCCCAGTACCGAACCCACACCAACGGTACTGCCTCTCAATTCGGATGTGGATTCACGTTAACCGTCCAATCCCGGTCGAACGCAAGTACGTACATCAATCACGCCACCTCAACAAGGGCTTCTGCAAGCCTTTCGAGTTCGTCTGTTTCATCGATGACAGAGAGCCAGCAGTCAGGGAGTTGTGACGCACCGAACCGCGCACCAGCAACCGCACCTGCAATAGCACCGATCGTATCAGTATCACCATCACGATTAACCGCAGTCACAATCGCTTTCTCAGTACTTCCAGCGAGTAGTCCGTCGTAGAGGGCCGTTTGCAGCGAATGGACAACATATCCGGATGTTTCGAGTGCTCTTGGCGAGCCCCCGTCGGCGAGGGGTTCGATGGCGGTCATGAGTTCGGCCGGTGCATCTTCTGCGACGTAATCGAGCGCCTCCTGCAGCGGCGTGTCGATCTGGACCCGCGACCGGCCGCTGCGGAACAACACCATGATTCGAATCGTGGACAGGATTCGTCAATACTGTGACAGTCAACTTGAACCGTTCGTCGATGCGCTCGAGGAGGAGGGACTCAGCCAAGGCGAGTATCAACTCCATCAGTGGGTCGATATTGAAGCGCTGGAACGACTCATTGAGTCAGCAGACGCTGATCTTGAAGTTCGATTCTCGGTTGCTGAGTTCCAGATCCTTGTTACGCAGTCTGAGGTGCAGGTAGCCTCGAGTCCGTCGTAGGAAGACAAGAGGATTGCTCACAATACGAATGGATCCGAGAAGATATAGATTCGTTCGGTAGAATCGACGGCGGTCGCCTGCTTAGTTTTCAGGCTCCGTTATACGGAGTTCGCCGGTAACTTCGTAGAGGTAGCCGCGGTCGATCAGTCGGGATAGTGCATGGGTTGCATCTCCGGCTTCGAGGTCCACCTGTTCAGAATCACGAAGGACCTCGAGTGCGTGTTCTCGCGAAATTGACTGCCCGCTTTCCACTGCTGTGTTGCGACTGTGGGTAGACAAAATCTTGTACACGTCCGTAATCCACTCTGGAAGCGGTGGGCGTGGATCAGTGAGGTCGGTCATCTCAACGCTGTACTAGCAACTTCACGGTCAACCCACATAAGAAGATTCCCCGATAGAGACTCAAATTGACGTGGGGAGATCCATTTGAGGAGATTCTCTGAACACCTAGAGGCTTGAATTCTGAGTAAGAAACTCTCCTCCACCTGGTTCTCTCGTTTATGGGTGCTCGCTCTTCTGTGGGAGATTGTTGATACAGATCCCGGTCGTCGGCTCGAGTCAAGGTCTGTTCGGGAGAGCCACTGAGATGTAAGTTCGCGATCTATCGTACTCGCCGCAGAATCGAAGGACGGCTCCGCATCACAATGTGCTACACAAGAGCGTTTGACGTAATACCCGCTTTTCATTAGGGGCTGATTCAATAACGAGCACATGACCAACAACCTCGGTGAATTACAGGACCGCTATCTCGCGTTCATCGCAGACCGCGGCTGGGAGGAGTTCCATACGCCGAAAAACCTCACGATGGCAATCTCGGTCGAAGCAAGTGAGTTGGCAGAACTCTACCAATGGCAGGACAACGTTCCGGTAGAGCAAATCCTCGAGGATGATGACCTCCGGGAGCGATCGCGTGAAGAACTGGCCGATGTGATGATCTACTGCCTGAGCATGGCCAACGAACTGGATATCGATGTCGAAGAGGCAATCGCAGACAAGCTTGATCAGAACGAAGCCCGGTTCGACTCTGAGACAGCAGACAAGATCGCTCGCGATCTAAGTCAGTGGCAGCGTTAACTCGCGTCTATCGGCTCCTCCAGATTCCCGTCTTCAAACCCGTGCAGTCGGCGATGTTCACAAAGGAAAATCTGGTGGGGATGGTGATCTGATTTCTCCGGCAGTGACAGCGTCGTCCCATCAAAGTCGGAGAGTTCATCGTATGTTTCTTCACCCAATTCCTCTCGGACGAGAATCTCGTGCTCGTCAGTGATCGAGATCCAGCCGTTGTCAAACGCCCAGTGGTGGAACTTACAGAGTGCGAGTCCGTTTCGGACATCGTCGCTCCCGCCCTCACTCTTCGGATAGATATGAGCAGCTTCGACCTCGGGATTGCCAGCCGGCGAATACCGCTGTGCACCGCAGACACCGCAACTCTCGTCGTAGGCCTCGAGAACAGCCTCACGGAATGCAGACGACCGAACCCGGCGCTGCGTTTCGGTATACGCTGTCTCAGACTCCGTCAACTCCGGGGGTTCACGCTCGGTCTCTATCAGCAGTTCTTCCGTCTCTTCTGTGATTGCTTCGGGTGCCTCACCGAGGTCGTTCCGAGTGTGCTGTCGAAGCGCTTCGGTCAGGCTCCCGTATTTCGATACCAGTCGCTCCTCTCGATCCTCAATCACTCGAGTGAAGCTCTGGGGATAGAACGTACTCCATCCGATATCGTCGTGGAATGCTTCAGAATGGATATCTACCCGTCTCACGTTGGTGAGGTAGATAATATACGGCCACCCCTCGGTGATGTCTTCGACACGACGTCCTTCATCGTATGGCGTCCAGAGCTTCTGTGCGAGTGTGTCGTTTTCTTGTGTCTCCAGGACTGTCGCAGCGTGCGTGTATGATTTCCGTTTCGTATAGAACAGGAGGATGTCGCCGGCCTCCATCTGCTCCCAGGCAGATTGATTCCCACTGACTACACCCCAGACGGCGATCTCGTCGTCGTCAAACTCCGGGATTTCAGGGTAGGCAGATGGATCGACACCATCTAGGACAGTATCCTGGAAATGTCTGTAGGTTCCCTCTTTCTGCTCCCGACTACAGGGTGCGAAAAAGATATTCTCTGGTTCGGGCATACTCGATTCTCCTCACTCGTGTGTTATAATACCGATCCAATACGTCCGTCTCACTGCTAGGAAAATGTCGAAGTAATTATTACTCTCTAACCGCCGAACTAGTTACTACTTCAAACAATGTCCACGGAAATTTTCTTGACGCCTTGTAGCAAGCAGGGTGGGAAGTCTCGAGCATACCAACACCTCCAGAATACCGTTGTTGATGGGGTTGAAATTGAGTCCGAGCATCGGCCATCGGCGACTCAGGAGGACGAAAAGGTGTCTGTATGGGGTGTGACGGAGGGGAACAGTCATCTGTGGGAGCGACTCGAGGAAGGGAATTACCTCCTCTTCTACGTCGGCGACTACAAATATGAGTATGTTACTAAGGTTACGGGCACTGTTGAGGATCCAGACCTCGCCGAGAGACTGTGGCCCGATTACGAACCTGGCGAGACTGGTGGCAACGATCCCGGTGATCCGTGGAACTATATCATCTTTCTCGAGTCGCCAGTGCGTGTCGATATCGACTCTGAAGAGATCCACGCGACGTTTGCCGGTCACAAGGCGAACTATCCGCAGCGGTTCATGCCGCTCAACGATCAGGCTCATCAAGCGATCAGAAGCCGATTCGACTCCCTGGGGAACTACTTTGAAGCGCGGACCCCCTCCCACGTAGAGGCAAGCTTCAGTGGGGCCAAAGAAACGGAACCGTCTCCCGAAGCTGCGTTGGCTAGTACCTCGGAGGCCTCGTCTTCGAGTCCGGGTTCCGGATCGGGGACTGTTGATCGCGAAGAAATGGCCTCGGATCTGCGACCACCAGACCGAACTGAGACGACCGTGAGCCGTATCGTTCGAAACACGACATTGGCGAAGAACCTGAAAGAGCGGTACGACTACAAGTGTCAGGTCTGTGATCAGAGTCGACAGCGGGCGCCAGAAAGCAGGTACGCAGAAGCCCACCACATCAAACCGCTTGGTGGATCGGATCCAGGTCCCGACGCAGAGGAGAACATTGTGATTCTGTGCCCCAACCATCACTCAGACTTCGACTATGGCATGCTCGAGGTCGATCCAGACACGCTGACCATCTCGCACACCTACGACGAGTCCGTTGATGGGGCAACCCTAACCGTTCGCGACGATCACGACCTTTCGGCGGCATTTCTGGATCATCACAACGACACGATTTCGAAGGTCTGAGATTACGACACCTCCTGATCCAAGTAGCGGTTCCATTTCACGAACCGGACAACGGGGGCTCTTGATAGGAAGCAAGTCAACTAACATAGACATATAGAGCCAAATATATGAACGGGCTATTCGTATGCCAGATTACACATGGCTATTTTCATGGCCCGGGGCTACAAGGACCCCTTCCATCGGCACGTGTCTCAAAGTTTAGGGAATTGCTTTTCAGAGCAGCGGCGGGAGGAGCTGCAATCGGCAGTCAGGGCCCATTCCGAGGACGGACAGATGGATTTCGATAGCGACCGTCTATTAAACCTCCTCGAGAAAGAAACGGTCACTGCTTGGGGTGCCAAGGAGAAAGATTTCGATCTGTTCCGGCAAATCAGCCCTGGCGATTCCTTTTTGATGCGAACTGGCAAGCCAGCAATCGTACAGTACGTCCAGCAAATTGATTATACGCTTGGTGGCGAAGCTCCACGCGATCTCCGAGCCGAACTTTCCGAGACTATCTGGGGCAGCGACGATTACGAGTATCTCTGGTTTTCTGAAACGCCGATTACTGAAATCGAACTGCGTCAAGAGGAATTTGAATCGATTATCAGAG
This region includes:
- a CDS encoding HalOD1 output domain-containing protein, whose protein sequence is MIRIVDRIRQYCDSQLEPFVDALEEEGLSQGEYQLHQWVDIEALERLIESADADLEVRFSVAEFQILVTQSEVQVASSPS
- a CDS encoding nucleotide pyrophosphohydrolase, which codes for MTNNLGELQDRYLAFIADRGWEEFHTPKNLTMAISVEASELAELYQWQDNVPVEQILEDDDLRERSREELADVMIYCLSMANELDIDVEEAIADKLDQNEARFDSETADKIARDLSQWQR
- a CDS encoding HNH endonuclease, with amino-acid sequence MPEPENIFFAPCSREQKEGTYRHFQDTVLDGVDPSAYPEIPEFDDDEIAVWGVVSGNQSAWEQMEAGDILLFYTKRKSYTHAATVLETQENDTLAQKLWTPYDEGRRVEDITEGWPYIIYLTNVRRVDIHSEAFHDDIGWSTFYPQSFTRVIEDREERLVSKYGSLTEALRQHTRNDLGEAPEAITEETEELLIETEREPPELTESETAYTETQRRVRSSAFREAVLEAYDESCGVCGAQRYSPAGNPEVEAAHIYPKSEGGSDDVRNGLALCKFHHWAFDNGWISITDEHEILVREELGEETYDELSDFDGTTLSLPEKSDHHPHQIFLCEHRRLHGFEDGNLEEPIDAS
- a CDS encoding HNH endonuclease, whose amino-acid sequence is MSTEIFLTPCSKQGGKSRAYQHLQNTVVDGVEIESEHRPSATQEDEKVSVWGVTEGNSHLWERLEEGNYLLFYVGDYKYEYVTKVTGTVEDPDLAERLWPDYEPGETGGNDPGDPWNYIIFLESPVRVDIDSEEIHATFAGHKANYPQRFMPLNDQAHQAIRSRFDSLGNYFEARTPSHVEASFSGAKETEPSPEAALASTSEASSSSPGSGSGTVDREEMASDLRPPDRTETTVSRIVRNTTLAKNLKERYDYKCQVCDQSRQRAPESRYAEAHHIKPLGGSDPGPDAEENIVILCPNHHSDFDYGMLEVDPDTLTISHTYDESVDGATLTVRDDHDLSAAFLDHHNDTISKV